A genomic region of Nodularia sp. LEGE 06071 contains the following coding sequences:
- the csm5 gene encoding type III-A CRISPR-associated RAMP protein Csm5, translating into MVIAPESALKKPDFYESKRIQLTSPLLHIGSSVSRLNPFEYVQTAKKVYIPNQEALAKGLLKKGGSFFNDYIQAIEERQDITRLLKQAFGDEWWNAKDTDENLIFPKDAISQNFSQERITDLRPMIRNGMGYLFIPGSSIKGAIRTAIAYHLLKYPDRYQVPPENRSSQIEDRLKNSLGELRNKHKQKFADDQLFMDNLFSNYTLNYQGKILSGSSQNTDFLRCLKVSDSESIIETKVPNKTGKSIPVNFSVVAEVIVSSRFPDYLAKYKASIYAEILRNVKTEFTLTLDTEMLSWFQHKQGMKLPFNNLDELLQICEDFAQEQWDYEHDYWNTIENNPRASGKNLDFNYIRDLYEAEKCPYTLRLGWGSGMTGTTVGLCFDDELRAEIRDICGIQAPGFEAPKSRRTVMNSNGEIKFVPGWVKFRAL; encoded by the coding sequence ATGGTTATTGCGCCTGAATCTGCACTGAAAAAACCTGACTTTTACGAATCAAAACGCATACAGTTAACCAGTCCGCTTTTACATATTGGCTCATCTGTATCTAGATTAAATCCTTTTGAATATGTGCAGACAGCCAAAAAAGTTTATATCCCCAATCAAGAAGCCTTAGCTAAAGGGTTATTAAAAAAAGGAGGAAGTTTTTTCAATGACTATATTCAAGCAATTGAAGAACGTCAAGACATCACGAGACTTTTAAAACAAGCCTTTGGTGATGAATGGTGGAATGCAAAAGACACAGATGAAAATCTCATTTTTCCCAAAGATGCAATTAGCCAAAACTTCAGCCAAGAAAGGATTACAGATTTACGTCCAATGATTCGCAATGGTATGGGATATTTATTTATCCCTGGTTCCTCAATTAAAGGCGCAATCAGAACAGCCATAGCCTATCATTTACTCAAATATCCTGACCGTTATCAAGTACCTCCAGAAAATCGCAGCAGTCAAATTGAAGACAGGCTGAAAAATAGTTTAGGAGAATTGAGAAATAAGCATAAACAAAAATTTGCTGATGATCAGCTATTTATGGATAATTTATTTTCTAACTATACTCTCAACTATCAAGGTAAAATATTATCTGGTAGCAGTCAGAATACAGACTTTTTACGCTGTTTGAAAGTTAGCGACTCTGAATCGATAATTGAAACCAAAGTTCCCAACAAAACAGGTAAATCAATTCCCGTAAATTTTTCAGTTGTGGCTGAGGTCATAGTTTCTAGCAGATTTCCTGACTATTTAGCCAAATATAAAGCCTCTATTTATGCTGAGATACTGCGGAATGTCAAGACAGAATTTACCCTTACCTTAGATACAGAAATGCTGTCATGGTTCCAGCATAAACAGGGAATGAAATTACCCTTTAACAACCTTGATGAACTATTGCAAATATGTGAAGATTTTGCTCAAGAACAATGGGACTATGAGCATGATTATTGGAACACAATAGAAAATAACCCTAGAGCATCTGGTAAGAACTTAGATTTTAATTATATCCGCGATTTATACGAAGCAGAAAAATGTCCCTATACACTAAGACTAGGTTGGGGTAGTGGAATGACAGGAACCACAGTTGGGTTATGTTTTGATGACGAACTCAGAGCAGAAATCCGCGATATTTGCGGTATTCAAGCACCTGGTTTTGAAGCCCCCAAATCTCGGCGAACAGTGATGAATAGCAATGGCGAAATTAAATTTGTTCCGGGATGGGTGAAATTCAGAGCTTTATAG
- the csm3 gene encoding type III-A CRISPR-associated RAMP protein Csm3: MRVSYEQTPLVGKLTLTCQLTAKTGLHIGGGGENLDIGGLDKPVIRDPLTKYPYLPGSSIKGKLRATLERLLKKPLNRPGGSGTWRYESDDLVDGFSEVEAGQFINYEGAKTCQISRLFGSTGGSGFWLPIDIATKEGLFSDKNSTQTIKGQNCVKINRGRNAPSRLIIRDCHLSTESAEKLKKVDTGLYMTEWKFENGIDRVTAAANPRQLERVPAESKFNFELVYTVENSEQAVEDLQNIAIALAFLEDDALGGHGSRGYGKVKFENFLFNYRSLEQYRQIANAPQESLALQTLDTIPNTQALLDNFRTLREYIEQRLLPGNES; this comes from the coding sequence ATGCGAGTATCATACGAACAAACACCCCTAGTTGGTAAACTGACTCTTACTTGTCAACTCACCGCAAAAACAGGATTGCATATTGGTGGTGGTGGCGAAAATTTAGATATAGGTGGACTAGATAAACCTGTAATTCGTGACCCTTTAACGAAGTATCCTTATCTCCCTGGTTCATCTATCAAAGGTAAACTCCGCGCCACATTAGAAAGATTATTAAAGAAACCTCTAAATCGCCCAGGGGGAAGTGGGACATGGCGCTATGAAAGTGATGATTTAGTAGATGGTTTTAGCGAAGTTGAAGCTGGACAATTTATTAATTATGAAGGTGCGAAAACCTGTCAAATTAGTCGATTATTTGGCTCAACTGGCGGTTCTGGCTTTTGGCTTCCCATTGATATTGCTACAAAGGAAGGATTATTTTCAGACAAGAACTCTACACAGACAATCAAAGGTCAAAACTGCGTCAAAATTAATCGCGGACGTAATGCGCCAAGTCGCTTGATTATTCGTGATTGTCACTTATCAACAGAATCAGCAGAGAAGTTGAAAAAAGTTGACACTGGTTTATATATGACTGAGTGGAAATTTGAAAATGGTATTGATAGGGTAACAGCAGCAGCAAACCCCAGACAGTTAGAACGTGTACCAGCAGAATCCAAATTCAATTTTGAGTTAGTTTATACTGTCGAAAATTCAGAACAAGCGGTTGAAGACTTGCAAAATATAGCGATCGCACTGGCGTTTCTCGAAGATGACGCACTAGGTGGACATGGTTCCAGAGGTTACGGAAAAGTCAAATTTGAGAACTTTCTGTTTAACTATCGCAGCTTAGAACAATATCGCCAAATAGCCAACGCACCCCAAGAATCATTAGCTTTACAAACCTTAGACACCATTCCCAACACCCAAGCACTGTTAGATAACTTCAGAACCTTACGCGAGTATATTGAACAGCGACTATTACCGGGAAATGAATCATGA
- the csm4 gene encoding type III-A CRISPR-associated RAMP protein Csm4, which yields MSVWKLVKLDFERNLAHFGEVGIGMEETGDRIRSDSLFSAWVSIYARLFGKEAVEELLQLFPTDKQLQLIPPFRISSTFIYRQVGENTIYYLPRPLKFPLNYPDDDLAFFKAYKKLNYLPLEIWERWYQGKGFTTDDAVELEKHISDKTQKKLAKAGTFDYSKACKIEQLPKIAIDRNTRATNIYHTGFVQFDWEKNPAGLYFLLELSPEGEKLADKLQAALHLLGEEGIGGERSSGAGRFKVNWLELPKNWQKVVNFQAGNHYTLMSLFWDNDISSDLLKNSSYEIQERGGWIAESQLRRQMVRMFSEGSVFSTPPQGKLVNVKPEEFKKHSIYRSGISLSLPIKVQGK from the coding sequence ATGAGTGTCTGGAAATTAGTAAAACTGGATTTTGAACGCAATCTAGCTCACTTTGGGGAAGTGGGAATTGGGATGGAAGAAACAGGCGATCGCATCCGTTCAGATAGTTTATTTAGCGCCTGGGTAAGTATCTATGCGCGGTTGTTTGGGAAAGAAGCCGTAGAAGAATTATTACAGCTATTTCCCACAGATAAACAACTCCAACTCATACCCCCCTTTCGCATCAGTTCTACATTTATCTATCGACAAGTGGGGGAAAATACAATTTACTATCTTCCCCGTCCCCTGAAATTTCCCCTCAATTACCCAGATGATGATTTAGCATTTTTTAAAGCTTACAAAAAACTCAACTATTTACCCTTAGAAATTTGGGAAAGATGGTATCAGGGAAAAGGATTCACCACAGATGATGCTGTGGAATTAGAAAAACATATCTCCGATAAAACCCAAAAAAAACTAGCCAAAGCAGGAACATTTGACTACAGCAAAGCTTGCAAAATTGAACAACTCCCCAAAATAGCCATAGATAGAAATACCAGAGCGACAAACATTTATCATACAGGCTTTGTGCAATTTGATTGGGAGAAAAACCCCGCAGGTTTATACTTTCTCTTAGAACTTTCTCCAGAAGGTGAAAAATTAGCCGATAAACTCCAAGCTGCATTACATCTTTTAGGAGAAGAAGGAATTGGCGGAGAACGTTCTAGTGGCGCGGGAAGATTTAAAGTTAACTGGTTAGAATTACCAAAAAATTGGCAAAAAGTAGTTAATTTTCAGGCGGGAAATCACTACACGCTCATGAGTTTATTTTGGGATAATGACATATCATCAGACTTGCTCAAAAATTCTAGTTACGAAATTCAAGAAAGGGGTGGTTGGATAGCAGAAAGTCAATTACGCCGCCAAATGGTGAGAATGTTTAGTGAAGGTTCTGTTTTTTCCACACCACCACAAGGAAAACTGGTAAATGTCAAACCTGAAGAATTCAAAAAACACAGTATTTACCGGAGTGGTATCAGCTTAAGTTTACCAATTAAAGTACAGGGAAAATAA
- the csm2 gene encoding type III-A CRISPR-associated protein Csm2, translating into MSEAIKPKPNPLPVKSKPSNPPANMIPSSNIVQEITKKIEGLKGLQAYPIRELVNHAAVFGPYLKQQRLETNQIRKFLDAINRLKADLTEKGEFSAIETEVVLLKPKLAYAAARQRAAKPLGDVMSVAIDKVNSTEDFERLVQFIESIIAYHKAEGGK; encoded by the coding sequence ATGTCAGAAGCAATTAAACCAAAACCAAATCCTTTACCAGTAAAAAGTAAACCATCAAATCCGCCAGCCAACATGATTCCAAGCAGCAATATTGTCCAGGAAATTACTAAAAAAATCGAAGGTTTGAAAGGTTTACAAGCATATCCTATTCGTGAATTAGTTAACCATGCTGCCGTATTTGGCCCTTATCTCAAACAACAAAGATTAGAAACTAACCAAATTCGCAAATTCTTAGATGCTATCAATCGGTTAAAAGCCGACTTAACCGAAAAAGGTGAATTTTCGGCAATAGAAACAGAAGTAGTGCTGCTGAAACCTAAACTTGCTTATGCTGCTGCGAGACAAAGAGCCGCAAAACCATTAGGTGATGTGATGTCTGTCGCGATAGATAAAGTTAATAGCACAGAAGATTTTGAACGTTTAGTGCAGTTTATTGAATCAATTATTGCTTATCACAAAGCTGAAGGTGGAAAATAA
- the cas10 gene encoding type III-A CRISPR-associated protein Cas10/Csm1 produces MVTSSEKVALQVVQQAISALAKWANFAHPPLDNHEFSEVTRAKTILDWTPETKVGILSLVFDSVNLPNKPPKETTQHYHPLQVIDNDDKKYPDIPYPLNSAPTSEQQQAYKAEINNALSKYLKDNWENLSLLMLILEKFGSCLSFGEADVALVDIARTTAAVAVALLNNPTKEISLIAGDLSGIQKFIYSISSEGALKSLRARSFYLELVTEEVVQQLLEQLNLPRTNIIYAGGGNLYILASGTVENENIVQNIRQQFNKWLLKEFEGKVFLALDCLKFPVTELKDKFAEHWSKATKNLAVHKSRKFAENKISEFISPRYSHEPCRVCHRDDIENLKPLNSQEPDSVLACGNCRSMFDLGSQLLGVTAIVRSTNESVKNALHTLSFKINSREIHYHLFKNWKQIDHDSDIVLLVNDWQLEHYQFKHFQNAAPLLLGNYGKESKQDSEIPAEPRGFMRAGEMSEKAKGANRVGYLRMDVDRLGQIFAKGLGKKQTLSRLAGLSRQMSYFFKVYLNTLAAYINLKNPDTIKPDTPDEQGLNILFIYAGGDDLFISGAWSEIVEFAFEIYQAFRTYTGNNEHITLSGGISIDDIKFPLYQAAKTSGEAEEAAKGNGRDSLGLFGEVFKWDEWRGRKNFKHLDDDVKKYLDSEKLPSLFGVSPFVERLEQQDIGVNYSRNFVRNLLITAQIQEQALEKFKENKKSEEALGTRYYLHLPKIAYTLARLPKNVLEDSEFRTSLKNPYNAPYFRAIATWIELLNRG; encoded by the coding sequence ATGGTAACAAGTTCTGAAAAGGTTGCATTACAAGTTGTTCAACAGGCGATTTCAGCTTTGGCTAAATGGGCTAATTTTGCTCATCCTCCTCTAGATAATCATGAGTTTTCAGAAGTTACTAGAGCAAAGACAATATTAGATTGGACACCAGAGACAAAAGTTGGAATATTAAGCTTAGTATTTGACAGCGTAAACTTACCTAATAAACCTCCGAAAGAAACAACACAACATTATCATCCACTCCAAGTAATTGACAATGACGATAAAAAATATCCTGATATTCCTTATCCCTTAAATTCCGCACCTACTTCAGAACAACAGCAAGCCTATAAAGCAGAGATTAATAACGCACTTTCAAAATATCTCAAAGATAACTGGGAAAACCTCTCGTTATTGATGCTGATATTAGAAAAATTTGGCTCATGTCTGAGTTTTGGCGAAGCGGATGTAGCCTTGGTAGACATAGCCAGAACCACAGCAGCAGTCGCAGTTGCTTTATTGAACAATCCTACTAAAGAAATTAGTTTAATTGCGGGTGATTTATCCGGGATTCAAAAATTCATATATAGCATTTCCTCAGAAGGGGCGCTGAAGTCATTAAGGGCGAGAAGTTTTTATTTGGAATTAGTTACAGAAGAAGTCGTACAACAATTATTAGAGCAACTTAATTTACCCAGGACAAATATAATTTATGCAGGTGGTGGTAACTTGTATATTTTGGCATCTGGAACCGTAGAAAATGAAAATATTGTCCAAAACATCCGCCAGCAGTTTAACAAATGGCTCTTAAAAGAATTTGAAGGTAAAGTATTTCTGGCTTTAGATTGTTTAAAATTTCCCGTTACCGAACTTAAAGATAAATTTGCTGAACATTGGTCAAAAGCCACCAAAAATTTAGCTGTACATAAATCTCGTAAATTTGCTGAAAATAAAATTAGTGAATTTATCAGCCCACGTTATAGCCATGAACCTTGTCGCGTCTGTCATCGTGACGATATAGAAAATTTAAAACCGCTTAACTCCCAGGAACCTGATTCAGTTTTAGCCTGTGGAAATTGTCGGAGTATGTTTGATTTAGGAAGTCAATTGTTGGGAGTAACAGCAATTGTGCGCTCAACCAATGAAAGTGTGAAAAATGCCTTACATACACTCTCATTTAAAATTAACTCTAGAGAAATCCATTATCATTTGTTCAAAAATTGGAAACAAATAGATCATGACTCTGATATAGTTTTGTTAGTTAACGATTGGCAGTTAGAACATTATCAATTTAAGCATTTTCAAAATGCTGCGCCTCTATTATTAGGTAACTACGGTAAAGAAAGCAAGCAAGACTCTGAAATTCCAGCAGAACCAAGAGGCTTCATGCGTGCTGGGGAAATGTCCGAAAAAGCCAAAGGTGCTAACAGAGTTGGTTATCTCCGAATGGATGTAGACCGATTGGGACAAATATTTGCTAAAGGTTTAGGTAAAAAACAAACTTTATCCAGACTAGCTGGATTATCTCGCCAAATGAGTTATTTTTTTAAAGTTTATCTCAACACTTTGGCAGCATATATAAACCTGAAAAACCCTGATACAATTAAACCAGACACGCCAGATGAACAGGGATTAAATATATTATTTATATACGCTGGTGGTGATGATTTATTTATCAGTGGCGCATGGAGTGAAATTGTAGAATTTGCTTTTGAAATTTATCAAGCATTTCGGACATATACAGGTAACAATGAACATATTACCCTTTCAGGTGGAATCAGTATTGATGATATTAAATTTCCCTTATATCAAGCTGCAAAAACTTCAGGAGAAGCGGAAGAAGCAGCGAAAGGAAATGGTAGAGACAGCTTAGGCTTATTTGGTGAAGTTTTCAAATGGGATGAATGGCGAGGAAGAAAGAATTTTAAACATCTTGATGATGATGTTAAAAAGTATCTTGATTCCGAAAAACTACCAAGTTTATTCGGTGTTTCCCCCTTTGTTGAGAGATTAGAACAGCAAGATATTGGGGTTAATTATTCCCGTAATTTTGTCCGTAACCTGCTGATCACTGCACAAATCCAAGAACAGGCTTTAGAAAAGTTTAAAGAAAATAAAAAATCAGAGGAGGCTTTAGGAACTCGTTATTATTTGCATTTACCAAAGATAGCTTACACCCTAGCGAGATTACCCAAAAATGTCCTAGAAGATAGCGAATTTCGGACTTCTCTCAAAAATCCATATAACGCGCCTTATTTTCGCGCGATCGCCACTTGGATTGAATTATTAAATCGGGGATAG